Below is a window of Pseudomonas sp. B21-040 DNA.
TTGGGCGCGCAGGCGGGTCAAGCCATGACCGAAGAATCGGGCGGCCAGGCGTTTGAGCAGCGGCATCTCGGCCAAGGGACGAAGTTCGGGAGGAAGATCGGAGGTGTGTTGCGGCACGCGGGCTGACTCCAGGGTGTGAGGCTGTTGAGGGCTATGGTGTCTGCATTTGCTGTTCAGTTCTAGTGAAATGCTTACAGGTCATTGGCTTATGCGATGAAGTGAAGGCTGGATGAGAACGTTTGGAGGTTATTTTGCATCAACTAATTCGATGGTAATGAGGCATTTTTTACGCTTTTTATCGATGAGTGCCTGATAGATGATGCTCGCCATTAACCCCTTTCAGGAAACGATCATGCTCGAACTCAGATCCTTTAGCTCTTTGGGTGGCGCCCATCACGGCTGGTTGGATGCCCATCATCACTTTTCGTTCGCTGAGTACTATGACCCCAAGCGCATGAACTGGGGCAACCTGCGGGTGTGGAACGATGACGTGATCGCCCCTGGCACCGGGTTTCCACAACACCCGCATCGGGACATGGAAATCATTACCTATGTTCGTGAAGGCGCGATTACTCACCAGGACAACCTTGGCAACAAGGGCCGCACCGAAGCAGGTGATGTTCAGGTGATGAGCGCCGGCACCGGGATCGCACACAGCGAATACAACCTGGAGGCGACACCGACCAAGATTTTCCAGATCTGGATTATCCCGAACGAGTCCGGTCTTGCACCGTCCTGGGGCGCCAAGCCGTTCCCGAAAGGTGAGCGTGAAGGCTTCGTGACTCTGGCCAGCGGCAAATCCGGTGACGATCAAAGTTTGCGAATCCGTGCCGATGCGCGGCTGGTGGCGGCCAACCTGAAGGCCGGTGAATCGGCTGAATATCGCCTGGACAGCGGTCGTCGCGCTTACCTGGTGCCAGCCACCGGTGTCATTGAAGTCAACGGCTTGCGTGCACAAGCTCGAGACGGTGTTGCCGTGGCCGATGAGCAGGTGTTGCGAGTGACAGCGATCGAGGACAGTGAAATCGTCCTGGTCGACCTGGCTTGATCGAGTAAAAAACGCCGGATAAAAAAGGGGCGACCCTATGGTCGCCCCTTTTTTTGGATTTTTGGTGACTGTACCGACGCCATCGCAGGCAAGCCCGACTCCCACAGTGTCGGGGGTCAAACACAAAATCTGTGTTCACCACTGAACCTGTAGGAGCCGGGCTTGCCCTCGATAGGGTCTTCAATCACTTCGCAGCGATTGCGCCATCCACCAGTGTTTGTGCTTCTGCCACCAATTGCTTGAGGTGGTCATCACTCACAAAGCTTTCGGCGTAGATCTTGTAGATGTCTTCCGTGCCCGATGGGCGCGCCGCGAACCAGCCGTTTTCAGTCATGACCTTCAGGCCGCCGATGGCCTGATCATTACCCGGCGCATGGCTGAGGATGCTTTGGATGGCTTCGCCCGCCAGCTCGGTCGAGGTGACCTGATCCGGCGACAGCTTGCTCAGCAAGGCTTTCTGCTCAGGGTTGGCCTTGGCATCCACGCGTACCGAGAACGGCTCGCCGAGTTCGTCGGTCAATGCACGATAGGCCTGACTCGGGTCGCGGCCGGTGCGAGCAGTCATTTCTGCTGCCAGCAGTGCCGGGATCAAGCCATCCTTGTCGGTGCACCAGACACCGCCATCCTTGCGCAGGAACGAGGCGCCAGCACTTTCTTCGCCGCCGAAACCCAGCGAACCGTCGAACAGACCGTCAGCAAACCATTTGAAGCCGACGGGCACTTCGTACAATCGACGCCCCAGGCGCTTGGCAACGCGATCAATCAAGCCGCTGCTGACCACGGTCTTGCCCACGGCTGCATCGGCGCGCCACTGCGGGCGGTTCTGAAACAGGTAGTCGATCGATACCGCCAGGTAATTGTTCGGTGCAAGCAAACCACCGGACGGCGTAACGATGCCATGACGGTCATGATCCGGGTCGCAGGCAAACGCGACATCAAAGCGCTCTTTGAGGCCGATCAGGCCTTGCATCGCGTGGCTGGACGATGGGTCCATGCGGATCTGGCCGTCCCAGTCGACGGTCATGAACCGGAACGTCGGATCAACCTGTTTGTTGACCACGTCGAGGTCCAGACGGTAGTGCTCGGCAATAGCCGACCAGTAGCGCACCCCTGCTCCGCCCAACGGATCAACGCCCAGACGCAGCTTGGCATCACGGATGGCGTCGAAGTCGATCACGTTGATCAGATCGGCAACGTAGGTATTGAGGTAATCGTGACGGTGAGTCGTGCTGGCTTTCAGGGCCTGCTCATAGCTGATGCGCTTGACGCCAGCGAGCTTGGCGGCCAGCAGTTCGTTGGCCTTGGCCTCGATCCACTTGGTGATATGGGTATCGGCCGGACCACCGTTGGTGGGGTTGTACTTGTAGCCACCGCTTTGCGGCGGGTTGTGGGACGGCGTGATGACGATACCGTCCGCCAGCCCCGACGTGCGACCACGGTTGTAGCAGAGAATGGCATGGGAAATGGCCGGGGTCGGCGTGTATTCATCGCCTTCGGCGATCATCACGGTGACGCCGTTCGCCGCCAACACTTCCAGGGCGCTGGCACCCGCCGGCGTGGACAGTGCGTGGGTGTCGATCCCGACGAACAACGGGCCGTCGATGCCTTGGGCTTCGCGATACAGGCAGATCGCCTGGCTGATAGCCAGAACGTGCCACTCGTTGAAACTCAGGTCGAACGAGCTGCCTCGGTGCCCGGACGTGCCAAATGCTACACGCTGGGTTGAGATGGCGGCGTCAGGCTGGCCGGTGTAATAGGCCGTTACCAGTCGCGGGATATCGACCAACAATTCTGCCGGTGCCGGTTTGCCCGCAAAAGGACTGAGTGTCATGCAAAACCTCTGAAATAGAGTGGTTCAGGAATTGGATCGCAGTTTACTGGCAGTTTGACCGCAACGCGATGTTATCGATCCAGGAAGATCGAGGATGTTTTATAACCTCGTTCAATCGACCGCCTCCAGACG
It encodes the following:
- a CDS encoding pirin family protein, whose protein sequence is MLELRSFSSLGGAHHGWLDAHHHFSFAEYYDPKRMNWGNLRVWNDDVIAPGTGFPQHPHRDMEIITYVREGAITHQDNLGNKGRTEAGDVQVMSAGTGIAHSEYNLEATPTKIFQIWIIPNESGLAPSWGAKPFPKGEREGFVTLASGKSGDDQSLRIRADARLVAANLKAGESAEYRLDSGRRAYLVPATGVIEVNGLRAQARDGVAVADEQVLRVTAIEDSEIVLVDLA
- the pgm gene encoding phosphoglucomutase (alpha-D-glucose-1,6-bisphosphate-dependent), yielding MTLSPFAGKPAPAELLVDIPRLVTAYYTGQPDAAISTQRVAFGTSGHRGSSFDLSFNEWHVLAISQAICLYREAQGIDGPLFVGIDTHALSTPAGASALEVLAANGVTVMIAEGDEYTPTPAISHAILCYNRGRTSGLADGIVITPSHNPPQSGGYKYNPTNGGPADTHITKWIEAKANELLAAKLAGVKRISYEQALKASTTHRHDYLNTYVADLINVIDFDAIRDAKLRLGVDPLGGAGVRYWSAIAEHYRLDLDVVNKQVDPTFRFMTVDWDGQIRMDPSSSHAMQGLIGLKERFDVAFACDPDHDRHGIVTPSGGLLAPNNYLAVSIDYLFQNRPQWRADAAVGKTVVSSGLIDRVAKRLGRRLYEVPVGFKWFADGLFDGSLGFGGEESAGASFLRKDGGVWCTDKDGLIPALLAAEMTARTGRDPSQAYRALTDELGEPFSVRVDAKANPEQKALLSKLSPDQVTSTELAGEAIQSILSHAPGNDQAIGGLKVMTENGWFAARPSGTEDIYKIYAESFVSDDHLKQLVAEAQTLVDGAIAAK